In Rhodamnia argentea isolate NSW1041297 chromosome 11, ASM2092103v1, whole genome shotgun sequence, one genomic interval encodes:
- the LOC115757462 gene encoding ABC transporter B family member 15-like: protein MGNETQSNVSAEERMKKKKKKKMGWWSSIGSIFMHADGADKCLMVFGFIGTVADGFSTPLVLFVTSRLMNDIGSASSLDPATFRHSMNRNALVLLYIACGLTFACFLEGYCWTRTGERQAARMRARYLRAVLRQDVTYFDMHVTSTSDIVTSVSSDSLVIQDVLSEKVPNFLVNVSLFVGSYIAAFIMLWRLAIVGFPFVVFLIIPGMIYGRSLIIIARKMREEYNKAGTIAEQAVSSIRTVYAFVGESKTLSEFSKALEGSVTLGLRQGLAKGLAIGSNSIVFAIWSFMAYYGSRMVMDHGYKGGTVYVVGTAITFGGVALGTALSNLKYFSEACSAGERIEEVIRRVPSIDPENMEGETIPNLEGNIEFSHVEFAYPSRSENIIFRDFSLTVPSGKTLALVGGSGSGKSTVISLLQRFYNPLSGQILLDGIAIHKLQIKWLRSQMGLVSQEPTLFATSIKENILFGKENAEMEEVIEAAKASNAHNFISQLPQGYDTQVGERGIQLSGGQKQRIAIARAIIKAPRILLLDEATSALDSESEKIVQDALDRASIGRTTIIIAHRLSTIRHANNIAVIQNGQVIETGNHEELIQNEDGLYTSLVNLQKSEKQKPTDQVEKPENQIASSILSMDGHITSSRHSLSKMSRTSSARSAGSAAAAVVSDDEKIPNPSFRRLIALNLPEWKQAILGCISAILFGAVQPVYSFAMGSMLSVYFLHDHEEIKAKIRIYAFSFLGLAVFSLAVNVSQHYTFAFMGEYLTKRIREKMLSKILTFEVGWFDQDQNSSGSVCSRLAKDANVVRSLVGDRMALIVQTCSAIIIAFTMGLIIAWRLAVVIIAAQPLVIVSFYMRRMLLKTMSKKAIKAQDESSKLAADAVSNHRTITSFSSQERILKMLERAQEAPEQESIRQSWYAGIGLAASQFFTKCVWALDFWYGGKLISKGQITSKALFETFMILISTGKVIADAGSMTTDLAKGSDTVGSVFAILDRLTRIEPEDVEGYQPRKITGHVEFCRVDFAYPERPDVIILKDFSFKIEAGKSTALVGQSGSGKSTLIGLIERFYDPIRGTVKIDGRDMRSYHLRALRKHIALVSQEPTLFAGTIRENIVYGISHEMSETEIIEAARAANAHDFIVALKDGYDTWCGDKGVQLSGGQKQRVAIARAILRNPTLLLLDEATSALDSQSEKVVQNALERLMVGRTTVVVAHRLSTIQGCDVIAVLDKGKVVEKGSHSSLLAKGPTGAYYSLVNLQSAPSASERIE from the exons ATGGGAAACGAGACGCAGAGCAACGTCTCAGCGGAggagaggatgaagaagaagaagaagaagaagatgggttgGTGGTCGTCGATAGGCTCCATATTCATGCATGCGGATGGAGCGGACAAGTGCTTGATGGTTTTCGGCTTCATCGGAACCGTCGCCGATGGCTTCTCGACTCCCCTCGTGCTCTTCGTCACCAGTCGGCTCATGAACGACATCGGCTCTGCATCTTCTCTGGATCCTGCAACGTTTCGTCACAGCATGAACAGG AATGCACTCGTTCTCTTATACATCGCCTGTGGATTGACGTTTGCTTGTTTTCTAG AAGGGTATTGTTGGACCAGGACTGGTGAGAGGCAAGCGGCAAGAATGAGAGCCAGATACTTGAGAGCTGTGCTCAGGCAAGACGTGACCTACTTCGACATGCATGTGACGAGCACGTCCGATATCGTCACCAGCGTATCCAGCGATAGTCTCGTGATTCAGGACGTCCTAAGCGAGAAG GTCCCCAATTTTCTTGTCAACGTATCGCTGTTTGTTGGGAGCTACATTGCGGCATTCATAATGTTGTGGAGACTGGCAATAGTTGGGTTCCCCTTTGTTGTGTTTCTCATCATCCCGGGCATGATATATGGGAGGAGTCTAATAATAATTGCAAGAAAGATGAGGGAAGAGTATAATAAGGCTGGTACAATCGCAGAACAGGCGGTTTCTTCCATCAGAACAGTATATGCCTTTGTCGGTGAGAGCAAAACGCTTTCCGAGTTTTCTAAAGCTCTTGAAGGCTCTGTGACGTTGGGGCTGAGGCAGGGGTTGGCCAAAGGCCTGGCGATCGGAAGCAACAGTATCGTGTTCGCCATTTGGTCTTTCATGGCATATTATGGTAGTAGGATGGTCATGGACCATGGTTATAAAGGGGGAACGGTTTATGTCGTTGGCACGGCCATTACTTTTGGCGGAGT GGCATTGGGTACTGCTTTGTCCAACCTCAAGTACTTCTCGGAAGCGTGTTCGGCAGGTGAGCGTATAGAGGAGGTGATAAGAAGAGTGCCCTCGATCGATCCAGAGAACATGGAGGGCGAGACCATACCGAATTTGGAAGGAAACATCGAATTTAGCCATGTCGAGTTTGCATATCCGTCGAGATCTGAAAACATCATCTTCAGAGACTTCTCTCTTACTGTCCCGTCAGGAAAGACTCTAGCTTTGGTTGGTGGCAGTGGCTCCGGGAAATCCACGGTGATATCGCTCCTGCAGAGGTTCTACAACCCACTCAGCGGACAAATACTCCTCGACGGGATCGCCATTCATAAGCTGCAAATCAAATGGCTTAGATCTCAAATGGGACTAGTGAGCCAAGAGCCGACACTCTTTGCGACTAGCATAAAGGAGAATATACTCTTTGGCAAGGAGAACGCCGAGATGGAGGAGGTGATCGAAGCGGCCAAGGCTTCGAATGCTCATAATTTCATCAGTCAATTGCCTCAGGGGTATGATACGCAG GTAGGGGAAAGAGGCATCCAATTGTCAGGGGGGCAGAAGCAGAGAATAGCTATCGCGCGAGCGATTATTAAAGCGCCCAGAATCCTACTCCTAGATGAAGCAACAAGCGCATTAGACTCTGAATCGGAGAAAATCGTCCAAGATGCGCTCGATCGAGCTTCCATTGGTCGGACAACAATCATCATTGCTCACCGGCTATCTACCATACGACATGCCAATAACATCGCTGTCATTCAGAACGGGCAAGTGATAGAGACTGGCAATCATGAAGAGCTCATCCAGAATGAAGACGGCCTCTACACCTCGTTAGTCAATCTTCAGAAATCAGAGAAACAGAAACCGACAGATCAAGTTGAGAAACCCGAGAACCAAATCGCATCTTCCATACTTAGCATGGATGGACATATTACTAGTAGCCGCCACAGCCTATCTAAGATGAGTCGCACCAGCTCAGCGAGGTCGGCggggtcggcggcggcggcggttgtTTCGGATGATGAAAAGATCCCCAATCCATCTTTCCGAAGATTGATAGCATTGAACTTGCCAGAATGGAAACAAGCGATCCTGGGGTGCATCAGCGCAATCTTGTTTGGCGCAGTTCAACCGGTGTATTCTTTCGCCATGGGCTCAATGCTCTCGGTTTATTTTTTGCATGACCACGAGGAGATTAAAGCAAAGATAAGGATTTATGCATTCTCCTTTCTGGGTTTGGCCGTGTTCTCGCTCGCGGTCAATGTGAGCCAGCATTACACTTTCGCTTTCATGGGGGAGTACTTGACCAAGAGGATCCGAGAGAAGATGCTCTCTAAGATCTTGACTTTCGAAGTCGGTTGGTTCGATCAAGATCAGAACTCCAGCGGTTCGGTTTGCTCTAGACTCGCCAAAGATGCCAATGTG GTGAGATCTTTGGTGGGTGACCGAATGGCTCTTATCGTGCAGACATGCTCGGCGATAATAATCGCGTTCACCATGGGTCTGATCATTGCCTGGAGACTCGCCGTCGTAATAATAGCTGCGCAACCCCTTGTCATAGTCTCCTTCTACATGAGACGAATGCTACTAAAGACCATGTCTAAGAAGGCCATCAAGGCTCAGGACGAAAGTAGCAAGCTCGCGGCGGATGCTGTCTCCAACCACCGAACTATCACTTCATTCTCTTCCCAAGAGCGCATCCTCAAAATGCTCGAGAGAGCCCAGGAAGCCCCGGAACAAGAGAGCATCCGGCAGTCGTGGTATGCTGGTATCGGACTAGCCGCCTCGCAGTTCTTTACCAAGTGCGTTTGGGCTTTAGATTTCTGGTACGGAGGCAAGTTGATTTCGAAAGGGCAAATCACATCAAAAGCGCTCTTTGAGACGTTCATGATCTTGATCAGCACCGGCAAAGTGATTGCAGACGCCGGAAGCATGACCACAGACCTTGCCAAGGGCTCGGACACGGTTGGGTCCGTGTTCGCCATATTGGACCGGCTGACCAGAATAGAACCTGAAGACGTTGAAGGTTACCAACCAAGAAAAATAACAGGCCATGTAGAGTTTTGCAGGGTGGACTTCGCATACCCGGAAAGGCCGGATGTCATCATCTTAAAGGACTTCTCATTCAAAATAGAAGCGGGGAAATCAACCGCATTAGTCGGACAAAGCGGATCCGGAAAATCAACCCTCATCGGCTTGATCGAAAGGTTCTACGATCCAATCAGAGGCACGGTAAAAATTGACGGACGAGACATGAGGTCATACCACCTCAGGGCCTTAAGGAAGCACATCGCATTGGTTAGTCAGGAGCCGACTCTATTCGCCGGCACAATAAGAGAGAACATTGTCTATGGAATATCGCATGAGATGAGCGAAACGGAAATCATCGAGGCTGCACGGGCTGCAAACGCTCACGACTTCATCGTGGCATTGAAGGATGGATACGACACGTGGTGCGGGGACAAAGGAGTCCAGCTCTCCGGGGGCCAAAAGCAGAGAGTCGCCATAGCGAGAGCCATACTGCGAAACCCGACGCTGTTGCTACTTGATGAGGCGACCAGCGCGCTCGACAGCCAGTCGGAGAAGGTGGTGCAGAACGCGCTGGAGCGCTTAATGGTCGGACGGACCACAGTAGTGGTGGCGCATAGGTTGAGTACCATACAAGGGTGCGATGTGATTGCCGTGCTAGACAAAGGGAAGGTGGTGGAGAAGGGGAGCCACTCTTCCTTGTTGGCTAAGGGTCCGACTGGAGCTTACTACTCGCTGGTGAACCTCCAGAGCGCGCCGAGCGCCTCGGAACGTATCGAATAA